One Tunturibacter gelidoferens genomic region harbors:
- a CDS encoding DUF1572 family protein — translation MTTTLDAVAADFLDVSCRRLDMMRECLEACLRRLTYDQVWQRKGAHENAVGNLVLHLCGNARQWVMHGVGGAADVRVRDAEFSAEGGMSGAELIALFESTLAEAKGVIAAVPAERLVQRITPQGRDVSVLEAIYQVVGHVQQHVGQIILLTKQMTAGDLDLTIPRPR, via the coding sequence ATGACTACGACGCTTGATGCTGTTGCTGCCGATTTTCTTGATGTCTCCTGCCGGAGGCTCGACATGATGAGGGAGTGCCTTGAAGCTTGTCTGCGAAGGCTGACCTACGATCAGGTGTGGCAGCGAAAGGGGGCGCATGAGAATGCTGTGGGAAATCTTGTGCTTCATCTTTGCGGGAATGCGCGGCAGTGGGTGATGCATGGGGTGGGTGGGGCGGCCGATGTGAGGGTTCGGGATGCGGAGTTCAGCGCAGAGGGTGGGATGAGTGGGGCGGAGTTGATTGCGCTGTTTGAATCGACGCTTGCCGAAGCGAAGGGTGTGATCGCGGCGGTGCCGGCGGAGCGGCTGGTGCAGAGGATTACTCCGCAGGGTCGGGATGTGAGCGTGTTGGAGGCGATCTACCAGGTGGTCGGGCATGTGCAGCAGCATGTGGGTCAGATTATTTTGCTGACTAAGCAGATGACCGCTGGGGATCTCGATCTTACGATTCCTCGTCCCCGATAG
- a CDS encoding alpha/beta fold hydrolase: MPNSVEVPLTAVRRVEADGVTVFYREAGPADAPVVLLLHGFPTSSFQYRELIPRLADKYQVIAPDLPGFGFTEVPERRQYKYSFDALAQTMLAFTDALHLKRYALYVFDYGAPTGFRMAMARPERVMAIVSQNGNAYEDGLGDAWAPIRKYWSDPSAANREEVRKAAVSFEGIKFQYLQGVKNPEAVGPEAYWLDYALVNRPGNTEIQLDLFLDYANNVKLYPKFQEYFRTSKPPLLAIWGKNDPFFIPPGAEAFKRDNPNATVQFLDTGHFALETHVEEVALAMRELLGKSVG, translated from the coding sequence ATGCCTAACAGTGTAGAGGTGCCGCTGACAGCTGTTCGACGCGTTGAGGCTGATGGGGTGACTGTGTTTTATCGCGAGGCGGGTCCGGCGGATGCGCCGGTGGTGCTGCTGTTGCATGGCTTCCCTACTTCTTCGTTTCAATATCGCGAGTTGATTCCGCGATTGGCTGATAAGTATCAGGTGATTGCGCCGGATCTTCCGGGGTTTGGATTTACCGAGGTGCCAGAGAGACGGCAGTACAAGTACAGCTTCGATGCGTTGGCGCAGACGATGCTGGCCTTTACGGATGCGCTGCACTTGAAGCGGTATGCGTTGTATGTATTCGATTATGGTGCGCCTACGGGATTCCGAATGGCGATGGCGAGGCCGGAGCGGGTGATGGCGATTGTCTCGCAGAATGGCAATGCTTATGAAGATGGGCTTGGCGATGCGTGGGCGCCAATTCGTAAGTATTGGAGTGATCCTTCGGCGGCGAACCGCGAGGAGGTGCGCAAGGCTGCGGTGAGCTTCGAGGGGATCAAGTTTCAATATTTGCAGGGGGTAAAGAATCCGGAGGCGGTGGGGCCGGAGGCTTACTGGCTGGACTACGCGCTGGTGAATCGGCCGGGGAACACGGAGATTCAGCTGGACCTGTTTCTGGACTATGCGAACAACGTGAAGCTTTATCCGAAGTTTCAGGAGTACTTCAGGACGTCGAAGCCACCGTTGCTGGCGATATGGGGGAAGAACGATCCGTTCTTTATTCCTCCAGGAGCTGAGGCTTTTAAGCGGGACAATCCGAATGCTACGGTGCAGTTTCTCGATACGGGGCACTTTGCGCTGGAGACGCATGTGGAGGAGGTTGCGTTGGCGATGAGGGAGTTGCTGGGCAAGAGTGTGGGGTAG
- a CDS encoding AraC family transcriptional regulator → MDPLSDVLSLLKPRSYSSGGFEVRGDMSIQWPKHPGIKCYAMVSGQCWLSVEGVPDPVLLTAGDCFLLPRGLPFSLSTDLSLKPVDFNIFLTALRNGELSRNGNGDRYIVGGHFILTGSHAEILLKSLPPIVHIRKESDKAAMRWSLERMKEELRDPQPGGSLIAQQPAYMMLVQALRLHLAEGASGGVGWLFALADKQMSAAITCMHDDPGHPWTVQKLAERVGMSRSIFALRFKETVGSTPMEYLTRWRMMLAGDRLKNCEDSISVIASSLGYESESAFCKAFRRTMGCSPRQYSRTRPPAPPSSASAEATYGHQMELAAVG, encoded by the coding sequence ATGGATCCACTCTCAGATGTGTTGTCGTTGCTCAAACCGCGAAGCTATTCCTCCGGCGGCTTCGAGGTCCGTGGTGACATGTCTATCCAATGGCCAAAACATCCCGGCATCAAGTGCTACGCCATGGTCTCGGGACAGTGCTGGCTCTCGGTGGAAGGCGTCCCTGATCCTGTCCTCCTCACAGCCGGCGACTGTTTTCTCTTGCCGCGTGGACTACCCTTCAGCCTTTCGACCGATCTGTCACTCAAGCCTGTCGACTTCAACATATTTCTCACAGCACTGAGGAATGGTGAGCTGTCGCGCAACGGAAACGGCGACCGCTACATCGTAGGCGGCCACTTCATCCTGACCGGCAGTCACGCGGAGATTCTCCTCAAGTCTCTGCCGCCCATCGTGCATATCCGGAAAGAGTCGGATAAGGCGGCGATGCGTTGGTCGCTCGAACGCATGAAGGAGGAGCTGCGCGATCCGCAGCCCGGCGGCTCGTTGATCGCACAGCAACCCGCCTACATGATGCTCGTCCAGGCGCTTCGTCTGCACCTCGCCGAAGGCGCGAGCGGCGGCGTCGGCTGGCTCTTCGCACTCGCGGACAAACAGATGAGCGCAGCGATCACATGTATGCACGACGACCCAGGGCATCCATGGACAGTGCAGAAACTCGCCGAGCGCGTCGGTATGTCGCGATCGATCTTTGCTCTAAGGTTCAAAGAGACCGTCGGCTCGACCCCCATGGAGTACCTGACACGTTGGCGTATGATGCTGGCCGGAGACAGGCTGAAGAACTGCGAAGATTCGATCTCTGTAATCGCCTCATCGCTCGGTTACGAATCCGAAAGCGCCTTCTGTAAAGCCTTCAGAAGAACCATGGGCTGCTCCCCAAGACAATACAGTCGTACGAGACCTCCCGCACCGCCTTCTTCAGCCTCTGCTGAAGCCACCTACGGCCATCAGATGGAGCTGGCCGCTGTTGGGTAA